The DNA segment GCGTAGAGAATTCGTCCGACAACCCACACTGCTCCCAATACTGCTCCCCATAAAGGGCTGATATAGTAGGCGAAGAGCCACAAAGCTGGGAGAAAGAGAACTATTTGTTCGACAGTATTTTGTTGAACTCGTAAAACTCTTTCAAAATCAGGATTACCAGTGGTTTGGGGGAGCTTGACACCGTATTTATTTCTGGCTCTGCCAACATTAATCACCATCACAAAGTAGACAATCAGAGCAATAACTGTAACTAGGCTAGTCAGGGCAAACATAAGTCAAATTGCGAGTTGAGAGGTTCAGCTATTCACCCAAGTTGCTAGTGATAAATTGGATGTACTCTTGAGGGAT comes from the Merismopedia glauca CCAP 1448/3 genome and includes:
- a CDS encoding MAPEG family protein; translated protein: MFALTSLVTVIALIVYFVMVINVGRARNKYGVKLPQTTGNPDFERVLRVQQNTVEQIVLFLPALWLFAYYISPLWGAVLGAVWVVGRILYAWGYYQSVEKRLPGFAISSFSTMVLIIGSLIGVILNLLKS